One Cheilinus undulatus linkage group 22, ASM1832078v1, whole genome shotgun sequence DNA window includes the following coding sequences:
- the LOC121504072 gene encoding galactose-specific lectin nattectin-like, whose protein sequence is MKMLAMFLLICAVMALTNASAAPEAEPDVKMGEPSVQGDEDRILKSSIFCPHGWSGYRGRCFLYIPTAMTWANAEKTCLNRGGNLASVHSFSEQNFIQSLILSLTHSYPLTWLGGSDAEQEGTWFWSDGTHFEFTYWDAGQPDNRAQSHCLLMNFGGNKKFDDQPCYYSMPFVCAMKP, encoded by the exons ATGAAGATGCTGGCCATGTTTCTACTTATCTGTGCCGTGATGGCCCTGACTAATGCTTCTG CTGCCCCAGAAGCAGAGCCTGATGTGAAGATGGGAGAACCATCCGTTCAAGGGG ATGAGGATCGCATCCTCAAGAGTTCAATATTTTGTCCCCACGGATGGAGTGGTTACAGGGGCCGCTGCTTCCTCTACATTCCAACAGCAATGACTTGGGCTAATGCTGAG AAAACCTGTCTGAACCGAGGGGGGAACCTTGCGTCGGTGCACAGCTTTAGTGAGCAGAACTTTATTCAGTCATTGATCCTGAGCCTCACTCATTCATATCCACTCACATGGCTTGGAGGCTCAGATGCAGAGCAG GAGGGTACCTGGTTCTGGAGTGATGGTACTCATTTTGAGTTCACCTACTGGGATGCAGGTCAGCCTGATAACCGTGCACAGTCTCACTGTCTGCTCATGAACTTTGGAG GTAACAAGAAATTTGATGATCAGCCCTGCTATTACTCAATGCCATTCGTCTGTGCAATGAAACCGTGA